A DNA window from Mastacembelus armatus chromosome 11, fMasArm1.2, whole genome shotgun sequence contains the following coding sequences:
- the LOC113126282 gene encoding kelch-like protein 10: MMQLIIDFAYTGSVSVTEDNVQDLLLAADLLNVIEVVQTCSEFLGEQLCPENCIGIWQFTNICFSPELQCKAYSYIIDHFEEVVSCEEFQQLSVEELSDILDRDDLNVKKESTVYEAVVHWITHIPEERERHITLLLSKVRLALTSIEYIKINVLSADLVKNNRDSLMVAHTAIQTIFHIMTNSPSLSGLCNPIRRPRLPNAILLAIGGWSGGDPTNGIEAYDVRADRWINVTNNLERPRAYHGAAFLNGYVYCIGGFDRVEHFNSVRRLDLRTHTWDEVAPMYNRRCYVSVTVLNGCIYAMGGYDGHARLNTAERYTPEINQWSLIAPMHEQRSDASCTTLNNKVYICGGFNGNECLQTAEYYNPETNQWTMITPMNSRRSGIGVIAYVGHVFAVGGFDGSNRLRSAEAYNPCTNTWHLVASMLTPRSNFGLEVIEDRLFVVGGFNGFTTTYNVEYYDSTSSEWSEACDMEIFRSALSCCVVSRLSDMTEYTVPRDSLPFLHVDDEAVDSGDDF, translated from the exons ATGATGCAGCTCATCATTGACTTTGCGTACACCGGCTCTGTTTCTGTGACAGAGGACAATGTACAGGATTTGCTGCTAGCAGCTGATCTGCTCAACGTAATAGAAGTCGTGCAAACATGCTCCGAATTCCTGGGTGAGCAGCTCTGCCCAGAGAACTGCATCGGCATCTGGCAGTTCACAAATATCTGCTTCAGCCCTGAGCTGCAGTGCAAGGCCTACAGCTATATCATTGATCACTTTGAGGAGGTCGTTTCTTGTGAAGAGTTCCAGCAGCTCTCTGTGGAGGAGCTCAGTGACATCCTTGACAGAGATGACCTCAATGTGAAAAAAGAGAGCACTGTGTATGAGGCTGTCGTTCACTGGATCACCCACATACCTGAAGAACGAGAAAGACACATCACTTTGCTTTTGTCTAAG GTCCGGCTGGCCCTGACAAGCATAGAGTACATCAAGATAAATGTGTTGTCCGCTGATCTGGTGAAGAACAACAGAGACAGCTTGATGGTAGCCCACACTGCCATCCAAACCATATTTCACATCATGACAAACAGCCCCTCGCTGTCTGGCCTCTGTAACCCTATCAGACGTCCTCGTCTGCCTAATGCCATCCTGTTGGCCATTGGAGGCTGGAGCGGTGGTGATCCAACTAATGGCATCGAGGCATATGACGTCCGCGCTGACCGGTGGATCAACGTGACCAACAACCTGGAGCGTCCTCGTGCCTACCACGGAGCTGCCTTCCTCAATGGTTATGTCTACTGTATTGGTGGCTTCGACAGGGTAGAGCATTTCAACAGTGTGCGCAGGCTCGACCTGAGAACACACACCTGGGATGAGGTGGCACCCATGTACAACCGCCGCTGCTACGTGAGCGTAACGGTGCTGAATGGGTGCATCTATGCCATGGGGGGCTATGATGGACATGCTCGACTCAACACCGCAGAGCGCTACACGCCTGAGATCAACCAGTGGAGTCTCATTGCACCCATGCATGAGCAAAGGAGTGACGCCAGCTGCACAACACTCAACAACAAG GTTTACATCTGTGGTGGTTTCAATGGGAATGAATGCCTGCAAACAGCTGAATATTACAACCCAGAGACCAACCAGTGGACAATGATCACCCCCATGAACAGCAGGCGCAGTGGAATTGGAGTCATTGCATATGTAGGCCATGTCTTTGCA GTCGGTGGCTTTGACGGTAGCAACCGTTTACGCAGTGCTGAGGCCTACAACCCCTGCACCAACACCTGGCACTTAGTGGCCTCCATGTTGACCCCCCGCAGCAACTTTGGCCTTGAAGTTATTGAAGACCGGCTCTTTGTCGTCGGAGGCTTCAACGGCTTCACCACCACCTATAATGTTGAATACTATGACTCTACATCATCTGAGTGGTCTGAGGCCTGTGACATGGAGATCTTCCGCAGTGCCCTGAGCTGTTGTGTGGTGTCCAGACTCTCCGACATGACTGAGTACACTGTCCCACGTGACTCCCTGCCCTTTTTACATGTGGACGATGAAGCCGTGGACTCAGGAGACGACTTCTAA